The Myxococcota bacterium genome contains a region encoding:
- a CDS encoding PGPGW domain-containing protein: MESSDRTPETSGTGQLLADGYRLVRRFVVFVLGISVLAVGTAMLLLPGPAFLVIPAGLGILALEFEWARRLLRRVREESSAFWKTRDDSGEDATSAEADAVSEKARGE; encoded by the coding sequence ATGGAATCCAGCGACCGAACTCCCGAGACCTCCGGAACGGGCCAGCTGCTCGCCGACGGTTACCGGCTGGTGCGGCGCTTCGTCGTCTTCGTCCTCGGCATTTCGGTGCTCGCCGTCGGCACCGCGATGCTCCTCCTGCCGGGTCCGGCCTTCCTGGTGATCCCGGCCGGTCTCGGCATCCTGGCCCTAGAGTTCGAGTGGGCGCGCCGGCTCTTGCGACGCGTGCGCGAGGAGTCGTCGGCGTTCTGGAAGACGCGGGACGACTCGGGCGAAGACGCGACGTCCGCCGAAGCGGACGCCGTCTCCGAGAAGGCCCGAGGGGAGTGA
- the surE gene encoding 5'/3'-nucleotidase SurE: protein MRSRCIAVVTGLLLSLGSFSAQALDILLTNDDGFETENIQALYRALVDAGHNVIMAAPYVGQSGTSGQIAFLQPIPPTSEPSEGGLLPAGSFGIGPTTIAGQQFYADGSPAAAVLYGIDVLAPQVFGGPPDLVLSGPNEGNNLGLVTPHSGTVGATVTALNKGLPAIAFSADNDDETVAEAELIAAIALRVVAAVDGRHGIRLPRGTGLNVNIPDVDPDTTDAHDFSFKQTRIGTASNIGLQFYENIGDSPIAQAVGIPPNIGLPGVSVEIPYTAAGYPEDTRPSSEGNALGGTTVTVSPIQATYAADFYREWIVRHRLRGLFH from the coding sequence ATGCGTTCTCGATGCATCGCAGTAGTGACGGGACTTCTACTGAGTCTCGGATCGTTCTCGGCACAGGCTCTCGACATCTTGTTGACCAACGACGACGGGTTCGAGACGGAGAACATCCAGGCGCTCTACCGGGCCCTGGTCGACGCGGGCCACAATGTCATCATGGCGGCGCCCTATGTGGGCCAGAGCGGAACGAGCGGGCAGATCGCCTTCCTGCAGCCGATTCCCCCGACCAGTGAACCGTCCGAGGGAGGTCTCCTGCCGGCGGGTTCATTCGGGATCGGGCCGACGACCATCGCGGGTCAGCAGTTCTACGCCGATGGATCGCCGGCGGCGGCGGTGCTCTACGGCATCGACGTGCTGGCGCCCCAGGTCTTCGGCGGACCGCCTGATCTGGTGCTGTCGGGTCCGAACGAAGGCAACAACCTCGGCCTGGTCACGCCCCACTCCGGCACCGTGGGCGCCACGGTGACGGCCCTCAACAAGGGGCTTCCCGCGATCGCCTTCAGCGCCGACAACGACGACGAGACGGTCGCGGAGGCCGAGCTCATCGCGGCCATTGCGCTCCGGGTCGTCGCCGCGGTCGACGGTCGCCACGGGATCCGCTTGCCGCGCGGCACCGGCCTCAACGTGAACATTCCCGATGTCGATCCCGACACCACCGACGCGCACGACTTCTCGTTCAAGCAGACGCGCATCGGCACCGCTTCGAACATCGGGCTCCAGTTCTACGAGAACATCGGCGACAGCCCGATCGCCCAGGCCGTCGGCATCCCGCCGAACATCGGCCTGCCAGGCGTCAGCGTGGAGATTCCCTACACGGCTGCTGGTTACCCCGAAGACACTCGGCCGAGCAGCGAGGGCAACGCGCTGGGCGGGACCACGGTGACCGTGAGCCCGATCCAGGCGACGTACGCCGCGGACTTCTACCGCGAGTGGATCGTCCGGCACCGACTGCGGGGCCTGTTCCACTAG
- a CDS encoding amidohydrolase family protein translates to MPMPKDVAIVDTMIGIPSPNQPATYDFMRPLFRDKQSLDQFDFPVEYMFKDVPKTGSHEDYIKYTLQKMDEFGIEKGLIGVSLDNEVSVRAVKQHPDRFIPQGQANPNEAMEGVRRIVREYEELGIRSVGAFPCGLVPQVPINDKQFYPIYAKCVELDIAIFCCAGVPGPRIPMYPQMVQHVDEVCWYFPELKFVFRHGCEPWEDLAVKLMLKWPNLYYSTSAFAPKHYPQAIIDYANTRGADRIIYAGYWPMGLSLERIFRDMPNVPFKDEVWPKFLRENALNVLGVES, encoded by the coding sequence ATGCCCATGCCCAAGGACGTCGCGATCGTCGACACGATGATCGGCATCCCGAGCCCGAACCAACCCGCCACCTACGACTTCATGCGGCCCTTGTTCCGGGACAAACAGAGCCTCGACCAGTTCGACTTTCCCGTCGAATACATGTTCAAGGACGTGCCGAAGACCGGGTCCCACGAGGACTACATCAAGTACACGCTGCAGAAGATGGACGAGTTCGGCATCGAGAAGGGCTTGATCGGGGTATCCCTCGACAACGAAGTCTCGGTGCGCGCCGTCAAGCAGCACCCGGATCGCTTCATTCCGCAGGGTCAGGCCAACCCCAACGAGGCGATGGAAGGCGTCCGCCGCATCGTGCGCGAGTACGAGGAGCTGGGCATCCGCTCGGTCGGGGCGTTCCCCTGCGGCCTCGTGCCCCAGGTGCCGATCAACGACAAGCAGTTCTACCCGATCTACGCGAAGTGCGTGGAGCTCGACATCGCGATCTTCTGCTGCGCCGGCGTGCCCGGGCCGCGAATCCCGATGTACCCGCAGATGGTCCAGCACGTCGACGAGGTGTGCTGGTACTTCCCCGAGCTGAAGTTCGTGTTCCGCCACGGCTGCGAACCCTGGGAAGACCTGGCCGTGAAGCTGATGCTCAAGTGGCCGAACCTCTACTACTCGACCAGCGCCTTCGCGCCGAAGCACTACCCCCAGGCAATCATCGACTACGCCAACACGCGCGGTGCCGACCGGATCATCTACGCGGGCTACTGGCCGATGGGCCTCTCCCTCGAGCGGATCTTCCGGGACATGCCGAACGTGCCGTTCAAGGACGAGGTGTGGCCGAAGTTCCTGCGCGAGAACGCGCTGAACGTGCTGGGCGTCGAGTCCTAG